The following DNA comes from Nitrospirota bacterium.
GATGACCTTTGTCCTGCCAATTATATCAGAAAGATAACCTCCAATAATGGCAGAGAATACACCTATAATGAAAAAGAGCGATGAGATGTTACTACTTAACTTAACAGCACTGTCGAGTTCCCAACCAGCATAAACAATACAGGCAGTGAGAAAGGCAGGTGTCCATGCCCTCATTCCCTCAAGCTCCCATACATGGGCACTATAACCTGTGATCATCAACATAGCAGGCTTATTTTTTAGCACTTCTTTTTTAAATTCCCCTGGTGAACGTTTCGAAACTATCTCTTTAATTTTTCGGAGGGCTATTAAGCCTAAAAGAACACCAATAACGGGGAATAAAGCAACCACAAAGAAGGCTGTGTATACATCTGAATAATAAGATATAAACCCTGTCAAAGATAAGGAAATCGCATGACTTATGGAGCCAGCAGCAATGAATATGCCCATAGATCGTCCCTTTAATTCGTCAGGGAGCTGCTCTGCAATAAGTTTTAATCCAGGAGGATAGGTGCCTCCAATCGAGAATCCTATCAGGAATCTAAAGATAATTGCTGACAAATAATCACGCGCAAAAAGAGCAAAGAGTATGCTTGAAACTGCCGTCATGATACAAGATAAAAGAAATATCCTTTTTGTACTATACCAGTCAGTCAACGAACTCATGATTACAATGGAAGCAATAAA
Coding sequences within:
- a CDS encoding MFS transporter; the protein is FIASIVIMSSLTDWYSTKRIFLLSCIMTAVSSILFALFARDYLSAIIFRFLIGFSIGGTYPPGLKLIAEQLPDELKGRSMGIFIAAGSISHAISLSLTGFISYYSDVYTAFFVVALFPVIGVLLGLIALRKIKEIVSKRSPGEFKKEVLKNKPAMLMITGYSAHVWELEGMRAWTPAFLTACIVYAGWELDSAVKLSSNISSLFFIIGVFSAIIGGYLSDIIGRTKVILIMSIISIISSFIFGWLLDTYLWLVILVGFVYGFSIIADSPAYSTGLAELVAPSHLGTTLAFRSFLGFGAGALVPTAFGYILDLSNEGYSKANVAYLTNWGWAYTILGIGAIVGPIVILTLRAMPDSRRMAKGKR